In Myxocyprinus asiaticus isolate MX2 ecotype Aquarium Trade chromosome 3, UBuf_Myxa_2, whole genome shotgun sequence, the following proteins share a genomic window:
- the ssna1 gene encoding Sjoegren syndrome nuclear autoantigen 1 translates to MTQQGAALQTYNNELVKCIEELCSKREDLNRLIQQEEAEKARLQHDVRVLTEKLSRVNESLARRLSARAEFDRTIAETDAAYMKILESSQTLLSVLKKETGNLTKATEPRSNKDH, encoded by the exons ATGACCCAGCAAGGAGCTGCGCTACAAACTTACAACAATGAACTTGTCAAGT GTATAGAGGAGCTGTGCTCTAAAAGAGAAGATCTGAACAGGCTGATACAGCAGGAGGAAGCAGAAAAAGCTCGTCTGCAGCATGATGTTCGTGTGCTGACGGAGAAGTTGAGTCGTGTGAATGAGAGCCTGGCACGCCGCCTCAGTGCCCGTGCTGAATTTGACCGCACCATCGCTGAGACAGATGCTGCATACATGAAG ATACTTGAAAGTTCTCAGACACTTTTGAGTGTTTTGAAGAAGGAGACAGGGAATCTGACCAAAGCCACTGAACCAAGAAGTAACAAAGATCATTGA